Proteins from one Ricinus communis isolate WT05 ecotype wild-type chromosome 9, ASM1957865v1, whole genome shotgun sequence genomic window:
- the LOC8266953 gene encoding uncharacterized protein LOC8266953, translated as MTTIEKLFVQISESKKRIIEQIKNQAELFDQHLASKCLLDGIAPPSWLLSSSFPSFCSDPNELKKEELLSGLLLPHSQPPNPYLSSYFSLYQQHIIPVDNDKGLKTNSCTEIGASNNAAKAGDRLSVLPSLQNYDNTQGAFNGVAELDPSVTSPPDCGDARMLDSCTGHGQSFSTELDPSVTSPPVLGDARMSDDCARHVQPFVDEFDPSVASPPDCGDARVLDNCADHSQSLVKIIRSKARQRDLQLRNSTKGKSKLCDENKDGGVYTIQGIGSGISSLQYDHVRELELVKPNDTNNGGCNEEKAKIGECGSKDKNSNIYNGGTIGSRNSTQQASFVNEPGNDGNSSYIAKEEDIKCAEDLKEHSKCSNAISELANRSVLVNENCMPEEANAVDCNGNETNDVVWFDRITGSGSSISQTKQVLEVGNSSCVAEEHKEFLDKSSAKQPSCVSGLLGLVKSSSIISNDSCGSRKAKTGGKQIKEKGSNSYVGRITRSRKSSQPSYRASKSPDQDNPCGNGKELKQLSNHVHDLTEMVMPLDVTCESDGVKEAARECQNIDVENDAYCCRITSSSIEKLNNVMFSKVDNSSYIVKDGDVILAQSFDKPSQPPQLSSLVQGARVNIQVLSSAQPNVLPSTENLLPESDIDGDAVVEVHSVTYASNSDGARCGVEASELGPPNECAVVVNPKKLDFGDAEENNLLEACDPAMEDKQEDKEKLLSPLVHSTDVLEKATSVGYCEQPNLSIEKPLLKEQEFFRKSCKDSSEGHMQGGTVLVDESTINSGQQKMNSFNSQNRKADSYFTGSWPQHKRIKIGGQATGALSASPSLKIIPYQPMQTYYKGDPLLSVVVKSTVEDIHQNVEHEKIEESEVSSFKLQVDEVENRREGMAGGSTTDFSLILEQGASSVSNSKRLAAGVSQGCLSDKAEVADPVGIGFDMIEQDNAEEDQDTGDTIEENHVLFQLEDDLKLGDAEVLNHTEEDMHENAYHFEGKGTLSFWSSGSPLRQFVIHDDQNIPEFEGFVMGADDEPKCTANEGNSFDNLDLPPAELGRASVLERLCKSTCLHTPLSHFSATYNLHEALNFYQSIPNGLLEGMELRSTLNMNGDGCKQLGANDNFLDEEINHDLHGRSHSISLPLSNAHSAWDITKPCMSPVGKFWDGIPLKSGSSGKRVSSIPELPCISEENEATDGVPDRLLEGAGPELSISSVKREPLADITKHANPITSVCEAEICEGRGSLGSMNTEISFSGTCDRAKTKLGNKKSNKRRFTSKDKENHNISLGVDGNKRGNGSLHSRFSRPKLSGKADLRKGGLSLLEKESKPTNIVSNIASFVTLVQQKQAAAVITGKRDIKVKALEAAEAAKRNAQKKENERKMRKEAMKRERVKMEEQNLRQLELEKKKKEEEKRKKEADMAAKKRHREEEERKEKERKRMRVEESKRHHLAHEKRLHAEKEEKELKFKAPDEKAHESKESKTRLGKHDKMEKAKGDSNLQPVPQSEPVNTKVSTIDTINASVIAEDHKTSSDCGDNLKVMASIREVSESGGLNSSITQEQSYEISPYKGSDDEDEDEDDDIRKSKFIPSWASKCHLALVVSSQQRIVPESIFPPESFCSISEVLLPRRLQQK; from the exons ATGACGACGATAGAGAAGCTGTTCGTGCAGATCTCTGAGAGTAAAAAGAGAATAATTGAACAAATTAAGAACCAGGCCGAACTATTCGACCAGCATCTTGCTTCGAAGTGTCTTCTTGACGGAATCGCCCCTCCTTCTTGGCTcttgtcttcttcttttccttccttttgCTCTGATCCTAACG AACTAAAGAAAGAGGAGCTTTTATCAGGACTGTTACTTCCGCATTCTCAACCTCCAAACCCATACTTAAGTAGTTACTTCTCTCTATATCAACAGCACATTATTCCTGTTGATAATGATAAAGGGTTAAAAACCAATTCATGCACAGAAATTGGTGCTTCAAACAATGCCGCAAAAGCAGGTGATAGGTTGTCTGTTTTGCCTTCCTTACAGAATTATGATAATACTCAGGGTGCCTTCAATGGTGTTGCCGAGTTGGATCCTAGTGTTACTTCTCCACCTGATTGTGGAGATGCAAGAATGTTAGACAGTTGCACTGGTCATGGTCAATCATTTAGTACTGAGTTGGATCCTAGTGTTACATCTCCACCAGTTCTTGGAGATGCAAGAATGTCAGATGATTGCGCTCGTCATGTTCAACCATTTGTTGATGAGTTCGATCCTAGTGTTGCCTCCCCACCAGATTgtggagatgcaagagtgttAGATAATTGTGCTGATCATAGTCAATCGTTGGTCAAGATTATAAGATCAAAGGCCAGGCAAAGGGATTTACAGCTTCGTAATAGcacaaaaggaaaatcaaagttgtGTGATGAAAATAAGGATGGTGGTGTTTATACTATTCAAGGGATAGGGTCCGGGATTAGTTCCTTACAGTATGATCATGTTCGTGAATTAGAGTTGGTCAAGCCCAATGATACAAATAATGGAGGTTGTAATGAAGAAAAGGCAAAAATAGGTGAATGTGGAAGCAAGGATAAGAACAGTAATATTTACAATGGCGGAACTATTGGATCCAGAAATTCTACCCAACAGGCTAGCTTTGTGAATGAGCCTGGGAATGATGGCAACTCTTCTTACATTGCCAAGGAAGAGGACATTAAGTGTGCGGAAGACTTAAAAGAGCATTCTAAATGTTCTAATGCTATCTCAGAACTGGCCAATCGTTCTGTTCTTGTTAATGAAAACTGTATGCCAGAAGAAGCAAATGCGGTTGATTGCAACGGCAATGAAACGAATGACGTTGTCTGGTTCGATAGAATTACAGGATCTGGGAGTTCGATCTCTCAAACAAAGCAGGTTTTGGAAGTTGGCAACTCTTCTTGTGTTGCTGAGGAACATAAAGAGTTTCTTGACAAATCATCAGCAAAGCAGCCCAGTTGTGTTAGTGGTTTATTGGGATTGGTAAAGTCTTCATCTATTATTTCTAATGATAGCTGTGGGTCAAGGAAAGCAAAAACAGGGGGTAAACAGATCAAGGAAAAGGGAAGTAATAGTTATGTTGGGAGAATTACAAGATCCAGAAAATCTAGTCAACCATCTTATCGTGCAAGTAAATCTCCGGATCAGGATAATCCTTGTGGTAATGGCAAGGAACTAAAGCAGCTGTCCAACCATGTTCACGACTTAACTGAAATGGTTATGCCTTTAGATGTCACTTGTGAAAGTGATGGGGTGAAAGAAGCAGCAAGAGAATGCCAGAATATTGATGTAGAAAATGATGCTTATTGCTGTAGAATAACAAGCTCCTCTATTGAGAAACTTAATAATGTTATGTTCTCAAAAGTGGATAACTCTTCTTATATTGTTAAGGATGGTGATGTTATTCTTGCACAGTCCTTTGACAAACCTTCGCAACCTCCGCAACTATCAAGTTTGGTTCAGGGTGCAAGAGTTAACATTCAGGTCCTGTCAAGTGCTCAACCAAATGTCCTTCCTAGTACTGAAAACCTTTTACCTGAAAGTGATATAGATGGTGATGCTGTAGTTGAGGTTCATTCTGTTACTTATGCATCTAACTCAGATGGTGCTAGATGTGGGGTGGAAGCTTCAGAATTGGGGCCGCCCAATGAATGTGCTGTGGTTGTGAATCCCAAGAAACTCGATTTTGGTGATGCGGAGGAGAACAATTTGCTTGAAGCTTGTGATCCTGCGATGGAGGATAAACAAGAAGATAAAGAGAAATTACTTTCTCCCTTGGTGCACTCTACAGATGTATTGGAGAAAGCCACATCTGTTGGTTACTGTGAACAGCCTAACCTATCTATTGAGAAGCCACTGTTGAAGGAGCAGGAATTTTTTAGGAAATCCTGTAAGGATTCATCTGAAGGTCATATGCAGGGTGGTACTGTTTTGGTAGATGAAAGTACCATTAACTCTGGACAGCAGAAAATGAACTCGTTCAATTCTCAAAATCGAAAAGCAGATTCCTATTTCACGGGTTCTTGGCCACAGCATAAGCGAATAAAGATAGGAGGTCAAGCTACTGGTGCCCTTTCTGCTTCCCCCAGCTTGAAGATAATCCCATATCAGCCAATGCAGACGTATTAT AAGGGAGATCCATTACTATCAGTTGTCGTTAAGAGCACAGTTGAAGACATTCATCAGAATGTGGAGCACGAGAAGATTGAGGAATCTGAGGTTTCATCATTCAAGCTGCAAGTTGATGAG GTTGAAAATAGGAGGGAAGGGATGGCTGGAGGTTCTACTACTGATTTCTCTTTGATCCTTGAACAAGGAGCATCTTCAGTGTCAAATTCAAAAAGACTGGCTGCTGGAGTTTCTCAAGGCTGTTTGTCAGATAAAGCTGAAGTGGCAGATCCTGTTGGCATTGGCTTTGATATGATAGAGCAGGACAATGCAGAGGAGGACCAAGATACAGGGGACACTATAGAAGAGAACCATGTTTTATTTCAACTTGAAGATGATTTAAAATTGGGAGATGCAGAAGTTCTGAATCATACTGAAGAAGACATGCATGAAAATGCATATCATTTTGAAGGGAAGGGCACCTTGTCATTTTGGTCATCTGGTTCTCCTCTTCGCCAATTTGTGATTCATGATGACCAAAATATACCCGAGTTTGAGGGTTTTGTTATGGGTGCAGATGATGAACCGAAATGCACTGCCAATGAGGGAAATAGTTTTGACAATTTGGATCTTCCACCTGCTGAACTAGGGCGTGCTAGTGTTCTGGAGAGGCTTTGCAAATCCACTTGCCTGCATACGCCACTTTCCCATTTTTCAGCAACTTATAACTTGCATGAAGCGCTAAACTTCTATCAGTCAATTCCAAATGGGCTTTTAGAGGGCATGGAACTGAGGAGCACCCTTAATATGAATGGTGATGGGTGTAAGCAACTTGGTGCCAATGACAATTTCTTGGATGAAGAGATCAACCATGACCTTCATGGAAGGTCTCATTCCATTTCTTTGCCACTTTCTAATGCCCATTCTGCATGGGATATTACAAAACCTTGTATGTCTCCGGTTGGGAAGTTTTGGGATGGAATCCCACTAAAGTCTGGCAGTTCTGGGAAGCGAGTGAGCTCAATTCCAGAGCTTCCTTGCATCAGTGAAGAAAATGAGGCTACAGATGGTGTTCCTGACAGACTTCTGGAAGGCGCTGGTCCAGAACTGAGTATCAGCTCAGTCAAAAGAGAGCCGCTTGCTGATATTACAAAACATGCAAATCCTATAACATCAGTTTGTGAAGCTGAGATATGTGAAGGTAGAGGTAGTCTTGGTTCTATGAACACAGAGATCAGCTTCAGTGGCACTTGTGATAGGGCCAAAACAAAGTTGGGAAATAAGAAAAGCAATAAAAGAAGATTTACTAGTAAGGACAAGGAAAACCATAACATATCACTAGGAGTAGATGGTAATAAAAGAGGGAATGGATCACTCCATAGCAGATTTAGTAGGCCAAAGTTATCTGGGAAAGCTGATTTGAGAAAAGGAGGATTGAGTCTGTTAGAGAAAGAGTCTAAACCCACCAATATTGTTTCAAATATTGCTTCCTTTGTCACTCTTGTGCAACAAAAACAAGCTGCCGCAGTCATTACTG GAAAGAGGGACATCAAAGTGAAAGCCTTGGAGGCTGCCGAGGCTGCAAAGCGAAATGCACAAAAGAAGGAGAATGAACGAAAGATGAGGAAGGAAGCCATGAAACGTGAGCGAGTGAAGATGGAAGAACAAAATTTGAGGCAGTTGGAgctagagaaaaagaagaaagaagaagaaaagaggaaaaaggagGCTGATATGGCAGCAAAAAAAAGACacagggaagaagaagaacggaaggagaaagagagaaaaagaatgcGTGTTGAGGAATCAAAGAGACATCACCTAGCACATGAGAAAAGGTTGCATGctgagaaagaagagaaagagctAAAATTTAAAGCTCCA gatGAAAAAGCACATGAGAGTAAGGAATCAAAAACCAGATTAGGAAAACATGACAAAATGGAAAAAGCAAAAGGGGACAGCAATCTTCAGCCAGTGCCTCAGAGTGAACCTGTGAA